In Vibrio lentus, a single genomic region encodes these proteins:
- the cydB gene encoding cytochrome d ubiquinol oxidase subunit II yields the protein MFDYENLRLFTWAVIGVLLIGFIITDGFDMGVAALLPVLGKSEVDRRIMINSIAPHWDGNQVWLVTAGGAIFAIWPAIYAAAFSGFYLAMILVLATLWLRPLGMDYRAKIDNPQWKKACDIALIVSGFIPPVIFGVGFGNLMIGVPFEFNELLMMSYQGGFWDLLTPFPLLCGLVSLAMVVTQGAAFLQMKTTSDLKQRAQRVIVCMALVTVVLFIVGGLYAYTLPGYLITSPVVTDGVSNPLLKHVVKFDDLLLHNYENYPILLAIPALGIIGMLSCAVMTRLNRAGLAFASSSLSIASIITTAGVALFPMIMPSSLMPSHSLTLWDGTSSELTLSIISVVAVIVVPIILGYTIWCYYKMFGRLDSQYIHDNSSSLY from the coding sequence ATGTTTGATTACGAAAATCTTCGCCTGTTTACATGGGCAGTTATTGGCGTGTTGTTGATCGGTTTTATCATTACCGATGGATTCGACATGGGCGTTGCGGCGTTGCTCCCTGTTCTAGGAAAGTCAGAAGTTGATCGACGAATCATGATTAACTCGATTGCCCCTCACTGGGACGGTAACCAAGTATGGTTAGTTACGGCGGGTGGCGCTATCTTCGCGATATGGCCTGCAATCTACGCGGCTGCGTTCTCCGGATTCTATTTAGCCATGATTTTAGTATTGGCGACCTTGTGGTTAAGACCCCTCGGTATGGATTACCGCGCTAAGATCGACAATCCGCAATGGAAGAAAGCTTGTGATATTGCGCTTATCGTCAGTGGCTTCATTCCTCCGGTTATCTTTGGTGTTGGTTTCGGGAACTTGATGATTGGCGTTCCGTTTGAATTTAATGAATTGCTAATGATGTCATACCAAGGTGGTTTCTGGGATCTACTCACGCCCTTCCCACTGCTATGTGGCTTGGTGAGCTTGGCGATGGTTGTCACGCAAGGCGCGGCATTCCTACAGATGAAAACGACGAGTGATTTAAAACAACGCGCACAGAGAGTGATCGTATGTATGGCGCTTGTCACTGTCGTTCTGTTTATTGTTGGTGGGCTATACGCATATACACTTCCGGGTTACCTGATTACTAGCCCAGTTGTGACCGATGGTGTTTCAAACCCATTACTAAAGCATGTAGTGAAGTTTGATGACTTACTGCTACATAACTACGAAAACTACCCGATACTTTTGGCAATTCCCGCTCTAGGTATCATCGGAATGCTGAGTTGTGCCGTGATGACTCGACTTAACCGCGCTGGTTTGGCCTTCGCTTCTTCGAGCTTATCAATAGCAAGCATCATAACGACAGCGGGCGTTGCCCTATTCCCAATGATCATGCCGTCTAGCTTGATGCCTTCGCATAGTTTAACGCTATGGGACGGAACATCGAGTGAGTTAACACTGAGCATTATCTCGGTTGTCGCAGTTATCGTGGTGCCAATTATTTTGGGTTACACAATCTGGTGTTACTACAAAATGTTCGGTCGACTAGATAGCCAATACATTCACGATAACAGTTCGTCACTGTATTAA
- a CDS encoding cytochrome ubiquinol oxidase subunit I has protein sequence MLTDVVDLSRFQFASTALYHFIFVPLTIGLSFLLAVMESLYVMTNKTIYKDMTKFWGKLFGINFAVGVATGLTMEFQFGTNWAYYSHYVGDIFGAPLAIEALVAFFLESTLVGMFFFGWDKLSKRQHLSVTWLTALGSNFSGLWILMANGWMQNPVGAEFNFETMRMEMTDFVEVIFNPVTQVKFVHTVAAGYTTGALFIMGISAYYMLKGRDLAFARRSFAVASAFGMAAIVSTVMLGDESGYELGDVQQVKLAAIEAEWHTEEAPASFTLFGFPNQETMETDYAIKIPYVMGIIATRSLDTPVVGIHDLLAKNEERVRSGILAYGLLEKLRSGDKSQQNIDEFELVKHDLGYGLLVKKYSDNVVDATEQQIKQAAKDTIPTVAPLFWSFRIMVVCGVLMFAIIGLSFVQICRRKIGTNRWLLKATICAIPLPWIACEAGWFVAEYGRQPWAIGEILPVNMAVSNLPASSLWISIGLVYLFYTAFLIIEMFLMVKFAKMGPSALKTGRYHHEQSNQDLAITGEQSAPRQLDKTIDLH, from the coding sequence ATGCTTACAGATGTCGTTGATCTGTCGCGGTTTCAATTCGCAAGTACCGCTCTTTATCACTTTATATTCGTCCCCCTAACTATAGGCCTCTCCTTCTTACTCGCAGTGATGGAATCGCTGTATGTCATGACCAACAAAACCATCTACAAGGACATGACCAAGTTCTGGGGTAAATTGTTTGGTATTAACTTTGCGGTCGGTGTTGCTACCGGCCTAACCATGGAATTCCAATTCGGAACCAACTGGGCTTATTACTCGCATTATGTGGGCGACATATTTGGTGCCCCACTGGCGATTGAAGCGCTTGTTGCGTTTTTCTTGGAATCAACCTTAGTCGGTATGTTCTTCTTCGGTTGGGACAAGCTCTCTAAGCGTCAGCACTTATCGGTAACGTGGTTGACGGCCTTAGGTTCAAATTTCTCCGGTCTGTGGATTCTGATGGCCAATGGCTGGATGCAAAACCCAGTGGGCGCAGAGTTTAACTTCGAAACCATGCGTATGGAGATGACAGACTTTGTCGAAGTGATCTTCAACCCAGTGACTCAAGTGAAGTTCGTGCATACCGTTGCGGCAGGTTATACAACCGGCGCGCTATTTATTATGGGTATCAGTGCTTACTACATGCTTAAAGGGCGTGATTTAGCGTTCGCTCGTCGTTCATTTGCAGTTGCAAGTGCTTTTGGTATGGCTGCGATTGTGTCGACAGTGATGCTAGGTGATGAATCTGGTTATGAGTTGGGAGATGTTCAACAGGTGAAGCTAGCGGCTATCGAAGCTGAATGGCACACCGAAGAAGCCCCTGCCTCATTTACATTGTTCGGGTTCCCAAACCAAGAAACCATGGAGACGGACTACGCGATTAAGATCCCATACGTGATGGGTATTATCGCAACGCGTTCTTTGGATACGCCAGTTGTCGGGATTCATGATTTATTGGCAAAGAATGAAGAACGTGTTCGCAGCGGCATCTTAGCTTATGGACTATTAGAAAAACTACGTTCTGGTGATAAATCACAACAAAATATCGATGAGTTTGAATTGGTTAAACATGATCTTGGTTATGGATTACTGGTTAAGAAATACAGCGATAACGTGGTGGATGCAACAGAGCAACAGATCAAACAAGCAGCAAAAGACACAATCCCAACGGTAGCCCCGCTATTCTGGAGTTTCCGCATCATGGTGGTGTGTGGCGTCTTAATGTTCGCCATTATAGGTCTTTCATTCGTACAAATTTGTCGCCGTAAGATTGGTACCAATCGTTGGTTATTGAAAGCAACGATATGTGCGATTCCACTTCCTTGGATTGCTTGTGAAGCAGGTTGGTTTGTTGCGGAATATGGCCGTCAACCATGGGCAATTGGTGAGATTCTACCAGTCAACATGGCGGTTTCTAATCTACCCGCTTCAAGTCTGTGGATCTCTATCGGCTTGGTTTATTTGTTCTACACCGCGTTCTTGATTATAGAAATGTTCCTGATGGTTAAGTTTGCGAAAATGGGCCCGAGCGCACTGAAGACTGGTCGCTATCATCATGAGCAATCAAACCAAGATCTTGCTATTACAGGTGAGCAAAGCGCACCGCGTCAGTTAGATAAAACTATCGATCTTCATTAA
- a CDS encoding HvfX family Cu-binding RiPP maturation protein, which produces MIKSALSWYDAIVDKCKQYDYLVLLSVRLYLIPVIYVGARSKVLGFSGTVAWFGASAADGGLNLPFPELLAFLAAATEVLGCICIALGLFTRFISIPMIFMMSVASAMVHWKHGWDAIATGDMEATIRLNGFIEWLSVNFPGRYNYITELGDPVMLNNGMEFAGTYFVMLLVLLVYGGGRYVSADYWLRKQFSKKQNKALRW; this is translated from the coding sequence ATGATTAAGTCAGCCCTCAGCTGGTACGACGCTATTGTCGACAAATGCAAACAATACGATTACTTAGTACTGCTTTCAGTTCGTCTCTATTTGATTCCGGTTATTTATGTCGGTGCACGCTCTAAAGTGCTGGGCTTCTCGGGAACTGTGGCATGGTTTGGTGCCTCGGCAGCCGATGGTGGTCTTAATCTTCCCTTCCCAGAGTTATTGGCATTCCTAGCGGCAGCGACCGAAGTATTGGGTTGTATCTGTATCGCGTTAGGTCTGTTTACTCGCTTTATATCAATTCCAATGATTTTCATGATGAGCGTCGCGAGTGCAATGGTTCACTGGAAACACGGTTGGGATGCAATTGCGACTGGCGATATGGAAGCAACCATTCGACTTAATGGCTTCATCGAGTGGCTTTCGGTTAATTTCCCAGGTCGTTACAACTACATCACTGAACTTGGCGACCCGGTAATGCTGAACAACGGTATGGAGTTCGCAGGCACCTACTTCGTGATGCTGCTGGTACTGCTTGTTTACGGTGGTGGCCGTTACGTGAGTGCAGATTACTGGCTACGTAAACAGTTCTCTAAAAAACAAAACAAAGCACTTCGTTGGTAA
- a CDS encoding HvfC family peptide modification chaperone: MHNPPSMMISQTQALTALIRSPLEDNAVCRYSEFIRDNVFGVLNNTFPLFCQQVDQDQLLMLVDEFVVVHYASEPEFHHIATEFVSFVQRRTQPMYISSLSDLSTLSASHELTADQLAVLEYEWCAFCVEIDSSKQVLPLSRTRDFHVDERQLQLGMLVNSTMKLVQVPFIIHGESLTFLTQRRYPVYYAIYRDSDQRVNTIKLREIDVAIIQIIQQQPNRSLADIKQIIAQQLARFEFINWVEHFSEIELIGVHSLGEKL, translated from the coding sequence ATGCATAACCCTCCTAGCATGATGATCAGTCAAACGCAGGCGTTAACCGCATTGATACGTTCGCCACTTGAAGACAACGCAGTGTGTCGATACAGCGAATTCATTAGAGACAACGTATTTGGTGTATTGAACAACACATTCCCGCTGTTTTGTCAGCAAGTCGACCAAGACCAACTACTGATGTTAGTTGATGAATTTGTGGTCGTGCATTACGCCTCAGAGCCAGAGTTTCATCATATAGCAACTGAGTTTGTCAGCTTTGTTCAACGTCGAACTCAACCAATGTACATCTCTAGTTTGAGTGATTTGTCTACCTTGAGTGCGAGTCATGAGCTTACAGCCGATCAACTCGCGGTGTTGGAGTACGAATGGTGTGCCTTTTGCGTTGAGATTGATTCTTCAAAGCAAGTTCTGCCTTTGTCGCGAACGCGTGACTTTCACGTCGATGAACGACAGCTTCAATTGGGTATGTTAGTCAACAGTACGATGAAGCTCGTGCAGGTACCTTTCATTATTCATGGTGAGTCGCTGACGTTTCTAACACAAAGGCGGTATCCCGTTTATTACGCGATTTATCGCGACTCTGACCAACGCGTCAACACGATAAAACTAAGAGAAATTGATGTTGCGATTATCCAAATAATCCAACAGCAACCAAATCGTTCTTTAGCCGATATAAAACAAATAATTGCTCAACAATTGGCGAGATTCGAATTTATTAATTGGGTCGAACACTTCAGTGAAATTGAACTGATTGGCGTTCACTCTTTAGGAGAAAAATTATGA
- a CDS encoding DUF692 domain-containing protein yields the protein MRTIQNTDKGIGLRSEHIELLARSPKHPDIDFLELAPENWMSLGGLKREQLQDIAKQYPLIAHGLSLSIGDCQPLNTKFVRQVGQFLDELNIQVYSEHLSFSRDSQGYLYELLPVPRRAENIGYLADRIKQVQDIIQRPLVMENISYYHNYGDEMPEGEFIAEIAKRSGCELLVDINNLYVNSQNHHFDATEMLKALPSDAIRYYHIAGHLVESNRSVEGDRSLLDTHGMEVQQEVIDLARYVFDLHGSKPLLLERDNNVPPLVVLSEELRTVHRQVLNAGVAHRPMNQELVYA from the coding sequence GTGCGAACCATTCAGAATACAGACAAAGGCATTGGGCTACGCAGTGAGCATATTGAACTGCTCGCTCGTTCCCCAAAGCACCCTGATATCGATTTTCTGGAATTAGCTCCCGAGAACTGGATGAGCCTAGGCGGACTTAAGCGCGAACAACTACAGGATATAGCGAAGCAATACCCTTTGATCGCACACGGTTTGAGCTTATCCATTGGAGATTGTCAGCCGCTTAATACGAAGTTTGTTCGTCAGGTTGGTCAATTTCTCGATGAACTGAATATTCAGGTATACAGCGAACATTTGAGTTTCTCTCGAGACAGCCAAGGGTATCTCTATGAACTGTTACCTGTGCCACGCCGCGCAGAAAATATCGGCTATCTTGCGGACAGAATCAAACAAGTCCAAGACATCATTCAACGTCCTTTGGTCATGGAGAACATCTCTTATTACCACAATTACGGAGATGAGATGCCTGAGGGCGAGTTTATCGCTGAAATAGCAAAGCGCAGTGGCTGTGAGTTGTTGGTCGATATCAACAATCTTTATGTAAACAGTCAGAACCACCACTTTGATGCAACTGAAATGCTTAAGGCTTTACCAAGTGATGCTATTCGCTATTACCACATTGCTGGGCATTTGGTTGAAAGTAACAGATCGGTTGAAGGTGACCGGTCGCTACTTGATACCCACGGTATGGAAGTACAGCAAGAGGTTATCGATTTGGCGCGTTATGTATTCGATCTTCATGGCAGCAAACCGTTGTTACTTGAAAGAGACAACAACGTACCTCCTTTGGTTGTGCTTAGTGAAGAGTTACGAACAGTGCATCGTCAGGTATTGAACGCAGGTGTTGCTCATCGTCCAATGAATCAGGAGTTGGTTTATGCATAA
- a CDS encoding MBL fold metallo-hydrolase, which produces MKQPLKALAIALGLTLGANCHAIELKPVDTDFTLQILGSGGPISDDLRASSGEIVWWKGKSRIMIDAGGGVYLRFGQAGAKLEDLDFMGITHFHTDHVNDLPALLKGGYFFEREKALEISGPTAGSAFPSLNGYFAANFDPDHGAYAYLAGLYDGTDGLFPVNLTDVDYQSTVPTVVYEKDGLKITALGIPHGDVPCLAYRIESEEGVMVISADQNGSNPAFLDFARGADIMMMPMAIHEQADGVSTFMHAKPSVIGEIAKEINPKMLVLNHWMGLGLKRKSESIKIVREYYDGPIMSGRDLASFPMSAVKEK; this is translated from the coding sequence ATGAAACAGCCTTTAAAAGCTCTAGCAATCGCTCTTGGACTGACCTTGGGCGCCAACTGTCACGCAATTGAACTTAAGCCAGTGGATACGGATTTTACGTTACAAATACTGGGTTCTGGCGGTCCTATCTCGGATGACTTACGTGCATCATCCGGTGAAATCGTATGGTGGAAAGGTAAATCACGAATCATGATTGATGCCGGTGGCGGTGTTTACCTACGTTTTGGTCAAGCGGGTGCAAAACTTGAAGACCTAGATTTCATGGGTATCACTCACTTCCATACCGATCACGTTAATGATTTACCTGCTCTCCTTAAAGGTGGCTACTTCTTTGAACGTGAAAAGGCATTGGAGATTTCAGGTCCAACCGCAGGTTCTGCATTCCCAAGCCTTAACGGTTACTTCGCAGCGAATTTTGACCCAGACCATGGCGCATACGCTTACCTTGCAGGTTTATACGATGGAACCGATGGCCTATTCCCAGTCAATCTTACCGATGTTGACTATCAATCCACAGTGCCAACCGTTGTTTACGAAAAAGATGGTTTGAAGATCACAGCTCTGGGTATTCCTCATGGTGATGTGCCTTGTCTCGCTTACCGAATCGAAAGTGAAGAAGGCGTGATGGTGATTTCAGCTGACCAAAATGGTAGCAACCCTGCGTTCTTAGACTTCGCGCGTGGCGCCGACATCATGATGATGCCAATGGCGATTCATGAACAAGCCGATGGTGTTTCTACATTCATGCACGCCAAGCCTTCTGTCATCGGTGAAATTGCTAAAGAGATCAATCCAAAAATGTTGGTACTTAACCACTGGATGGGTCTAGGTCTTAAGCGCAAATCTGAATCGATCAAAATCGTACGCGAATACTACGATGGGCCAATCATGTCTGGTCGTGATTTGGCTAGTTTCCCTATGTCTGCTGTAAAGGAGAAATAA
- the fdhD gene encoding formate dehydrogenase accessory sulfurtransferase FdhD — MVKPNIIKTSENPLQTIEVEVFDEYGEKLTKQIACERPLTVMLNWKEIVTLMTLGSRPESLVLGYLKNQSFLSDPEAVESIIIDWETSSAAVITNEDTSQLEQALKKKTVTSGCGQGTMFGNVMKQLEDYQVPQTKIKQSEIYTALEALTHYNDTYKKAGAVHGCAVCKDDKVLSFVEDVGRHNAVDTLAGEMWLNKESGEDKIFYTTGRLTSEMVIKVAQMGIPVLLSRSGVTQMGLDLAQQFGITTIARAKGLRFQVFTGAEKIEFDVKGDQ; from the coding sequence GTGGTAAAACCAAACATAATAAAAACTAGCGAAAACCCACTTCAAACAATCGAAGTTGAAGTATTTGATGAATATGGTGAGAAGCTAACCAAACAGATCGCTTGCGAACGCCCTCTTACCGTCATGTTGAACTGGAAAGAGATCGTAACCCTGATGACGCTCGGCTCACGCCCTGAATCTTTAGTCTTGGGTTATTTGAAGAACCAAAGCTTCCTTTCTGACCCTGAAGCGGTTGAATCTATCATCATTGATTGGGAAACCAGCTCTGCAGCGGTTATTACCAATGAAGATACGAGCCAGCTTGAGCAAGCGCTTAAGAAGAAGACGGTGACCTCTGGCTGCGGTCAGGGCACCATGTTTGGTAACGTGATGAAGCAGTTGGAAGATTACCAGGTGCCTCAAACCAAGATTAAGCAATCTGAAATTTACACCGCTCTAGAAGCACTAACTCATTACAACGACACTTACAAGAAAGCTGGCGCGGTCCATGGTTGCGCTGTTTGCAAAGACGACAAGGTTCTATCGTTTGTTGAAGATGTTGGCCGTCACAATGCGGTAGATACGTTGGCTGGTGAGATGTGGCTTAACAAAGAGTCTGGTGAAGATAAGATTTTTTACACTACTGGCCGCCTGACTTCTGAAATGGTCATCAAAGTAGCGCAGATGGGTATTCCTGTTCTGTTATCACGTTCAGGCGTAACGCAAATGGGTTTAGATTTGGCTCAGCAATTTGGTATCACGACCATTGCTCGCGCTAAAGGCCTGCGTTTCCAAGTGTTCACTGGCGCAGAGAAGATTGAATTCGATGTAAAAGGTGACCAGTAA
- a CDS encoding DUF3305 domain-containing protein — MSEIKEFKEQYEKTEAAWPIGVQRIEKEIKTGIWVTTQWELMGFELSPEDDAPDVCLLQLHKDERTDYRFNLSSQQPKLFLVMDNVDSGVKPVIQLLTASQSVAGQYMDGDNQVLSYDIPLPVQAWMEAFIGRHGELLEARRKKRKGAGRSNGN, encoded by the coding sequence ATGTCTGAGATAAAAGAATTCAAAGAACAATATGAAAAAACAGAAGCAGCTTGGCCAATAGGTGTCCAAAGAATAGAGAAAGAGATCAAAACAGGTATCTGGGTAACCACTCAATGGGAATTGATGGGGTTTGAACTGTCACCAGAAGATGACGCCCCAGACGTTTGTTTACTTCAGTTACACAAAGACGAGCGTACTGACTACCGTTTCAATTTAAGCTCCCAACAACCAAAGCTATTCTTAGTGATGGATAACGTTGATTCAGGTGTTAAGCCCGTTATTCAATTGCTGACAGCTTCTCAGTCGGTCGCAGGGCAGTATATGGATGGAGACAATCAAGTGTTGTCTTACGATATTCCTTTGCCCGTACAGGCTTGGATGGAAGCCTTCATCGGCCGTCATGGTGAGTTGCTAGAAGCAAGACGTAAGAAACGTAAAGGTGCGGGTAGATCAAATGGCAACTAA
- a CDS encoding DUF3306 domain-containing protein produces MATNFFSRWSQRKLDGTTDEPLEVEQTLEAAAPQSLESDALETNEEVDAADVQDPEPEATEDLSVAQLLVSEASESVKKAALRKLFLSEEFNVRDGLDDYDDDYSNLKTLSEGVAETLRDWVKDKTEEDTVNEPEQVADNEEETLIDEINDSIHESEETESELSKSDEIAGEEKELYKNTVVGNSDTETNEDDLKEMGQNIPHKE; encoded by the coding sequence ATGGCAACTAACTTCTTTAGCCGTTGGTCTCAACGAAAGCTTGATGGAACCACTGACGAACCTTTGGAAGTAGAGCAAACACTGGAAGCAGCAGCGCCTCAGTCTTTAGAGAGTGACGCTTTAGAAACCAATGAAGAAGTTGACGCTGCTGACGTTCAAGATCCAGAACCAGAAGCCACTGAAGATTTGTCTGTTGCTCAATTATTAGTGTCAGAAGCCTCAGAAAGCGTAAAAAAAGCCGCATTACGTAAATTATTCCTCTCAGAGGAGTTTAACGTGCGTGATGGCTTGGACGATTACGACGACGATTACAGTAATTTGAAGACTCTTTCTGAAGGTGTTGCAGAAACTCTTCGCGATTGGGTAAAAGATAAGACAGAAGAAGACACAGTAAACGAACCTGAACAAGTCGCTGATAATGAAGAAGAAACTTTGATTGATGAGATTAATGACTCTATTCATGAATCCGAAGAAACCGAATCAGAACTTAGTAAAAGTGACGAAATTGCGGGGGAAGAAAAAGAACTGTATAAAAACACAGTGGTCGGCAATAGTGATACTGAGACTAACGAAGATGACCTAAAAGAGATGGGACAAAATATACCACACAAAGAATAG
- a CDS encoding 4Fe-4S dicluster domain-containing protein encodes MLKQLLEQATSNNAKARLYTFENTVELTNLIPPTVSYESGGNTLIIGPTKIIESAAAQLPQLTSLTLLSTDGEKGTNPELYFANSVQVSGFLGTFEVLIESKGTSSNLAKVAINHDCFDVVLDLCLNSCMTEEVPVPGYYPVGRGYPKLAEALEEIPTLMGTFDKPKFFRLDTDLCAHSSRGVKGCERCVDACPAGALSSEGSDKTGHKIEINPYLCQGVGTCATSCPTEAITYALPNPDDTQKFIERTLANYEQAGGLDPIVLICSSRHETYNVMALKALPDNVISIVVEELPSIGIDTWFAALVNGATQVLFAASRFMPETIIRVLNNEVGIAQELLDQIGIPKETIDILYLESLREGPPTLCVDSFDLALGDLQGNKRQRLFTALDAMSSSRIPVENIVELPSNAPYGTVSCESKDCTLCMSCVAVCPTRALHTDGASPSLKFVEQDCIQCGLCEKACPENVLTLTPRMNWVKEERQKAVVIHEEKAAECLRCHKPFAPQSMIDMLQNKLRGHSHFSDETAINRIAMCEDCRVVDMFDSMAQDPLKQLKY; translated from the coding sequence ATGCTTAAACAATTATTAGAACAAGCAACTTCAAATAACGCTAAAGCAAGACTGTATACATTTGAAAATACAGTTGAATTAACAAACCTAATTCCACCGACAGTAAGTTATGAGAGCGGGGGAAACACACTCATCATTGGTCCAACAAAGATCATTGAGAGTGCGGCTGCGCAATTACCTCAGCTGACGAGTCTAACTTTACTTTCTACAGATGGAGAAAAGGGAACTAACCCAGAACTTTACTTCGCTAATTCGGTTCAAGTATCCGGTTTCCTTGGCACGTTTGAAGTTCTGATTGAAAGCAAAGGCACATCAAGCAACTTGGCAAAAGTGGCTATTAATCACGATTGTTTCGATGTGGTTTTAGACCTTTGCCTGAATAGTTGCATGACTGAAGAAGTACCTGTTCCTGGTTATTATCCAGTAGGGCGCGGTTATCCAAAACTGGCTGAAGCGTTAGAAGAGATTCCAACGCTAATGGGCACGTTCGATAAGCCTAAGTTCTTCCGTTTAGACACAGACCTTTGTGCACACAGTTCTCGTGGCGTTAAAGGCTGTGAGCGTTGTGTTGATGCTTGTCCTGCTGGCGCTCTTTCAAGTGAAGGTTCAGATAAGACAGGCCACAAGATCGAGATTAACCCTTACCTATGTCAAGGCGTGGGGACTTGTGCAACGAGCTGTCCTACAGAAGCCATTACCTATGCGCTTCCAAATCCTGACGATACCCAAAAATTCATTGAACGTACGCTAGCTAACTATGAGCAAGCGGGCGGCCTGGATCCTATCGTGCTTATCTGTAGCTCTCGTCATGAAACCTACAATGTGATGGCGTTAAAGGCACTGCCAGATAACGTGATTTCGATTGTGGTTGAAGAACTGCCATCTATTGGTATTGATACGTGGTTTGCTGCTTTGGTTAACGGCGCAACTCAAGTTCTGTTTGCAGCTTCTCGCTTTATGCCAGAAACCATCATTCGCGTTCTGAATAACGAAGTCGGGATCGCTCAAGAGCTTCTTGACCAGATTGGTATTCCGAAAGAAACCATCGATATCCTTTACCTAGAATCGCTTCGCGAAGGTCCTCCGACACTATGTGTTGATTCATTCGACCTTGCACTTGGCGATCTTCAAGGCAATAAGCGTCAACGTTTATTCACAGCACTCGATGCTATGTCTTCATCTCGTATTCCGGTTGAAAACATTGTTGAGCTGCCTTCGAATGCGCCATACGGCACGGTTTCGTGTGAAAGCAAAGATTGTACTTTGTGTATGAGTTGTGTGGCTGTGTGTCCAACACGTGCGCTGCATACCGACGGCGCGTCTCCATCGCTTAAGTTTGTAGAACAAGACTGTATTCAATGTGGTCTGTGTGAAAAGGCATGTCCTGAGAATGTTCTTACTCTGACTCCTAGAATGAATTGGGTAAAAGAAGAACGTCAGAAGGCTGTTGTGATTCATGAAGAGAAAGCAGCGGAATGTTTACGTTGTCATAAGCCATTCGCACCACAGTCTATGATTGACATGCTACAGAATAAGTTACGCGGTCACTCTCATTTCTCGGATGAGACAGCAATTAATCGTATTGCGATGTGTGAAGACTGCCGTGTGGTAGACATGTTCGATTCAATGGCTCAAGACCCATTGAAACAATTGAAATACTAG
- a CDS encoding TorD/DmsD family molecular chaperone, which yields MDTHLDQEQTLRTEIYLVLSALFRSAPSEEVTDFLKTLDIEASESAMQRAWIAIQQAATESNREALEDEYQNLFIGIGRGEIVPFGSWHRTGSMMEKPLAEIRHDLELLGIERDEQVKEPEDHIAALCEVMAMLTGEEDALQQAVFNKHIGPWFNSFTRQLEAAESANFYKSAAQLCEAFLTLEQVRFSVNTKSSKHKLKIDVKNVTDYE from the coding sequence TTGGATACTCATTTAGATCAAGAACAGACACTAAGAACTGAAATCTATCTGGTTCTTTCTGCATTGTTTCGTAGCGCACCTTCTGAAGAGGTGACCGACTTTCTAAAGACGCTAGACATTGAAGCGTCTGAGAGTGCGATGCAAAGGGCTTGGATTGCGATTCAACAAGCAGCAACCGAATCAAACCGCGAAGCACTAGAAGATGAATATCAGAATCTTTTCATTGGCATTGGTCGTGGAGAGATTGTTCCATTTGGATCTTGGCATAGAACAGGATCGATGATGGAGAAACCATTAGCTGAGATCCGTCACGATCTTGAATTGCTTGGCATTGAGCGTGATGAGCAGGTTAAAGAGCCTGAAGATCATATCGCGGCTCTTTGTGAAGTAATGGCGATGCTAACCGGTGAAGAAGACGCGTTACAACAAGCCGTTTTCAATAAACATATCGGGCCTTGGTTTAACTCTTTTACACGTCAGCTTGAAGCAGCAGAGAGTGCAAACTTCTACAAATCTGCAGCTCAACTATGTGAAGCATTCTTAACGTTGGAGCAGGTTCGTTTCAGCGTGAATACAAAAAGCAGTAAACACAAATTAAAGATTGATGTGAAAAACGTCACTGATTACGAGTAA
- a CDS encoding twin-arginine translocation signal domain-containing protein, with translation MKDNKEIDTSRRDLLKGLTTAAVAGAVVAGTTKVATASETVEMPEKDVKKTGYRETQHIRDYYDTL, from the coding sequence ATGAAAGATAATAAAGAAATAGATACAAGCCGTAGAGACTTACTCAAAGGTTTAACGACTGCAGCCGTTGCTGGTGCCGTTGTCGCTGGTACAACCAAAGTGGCAACCGCTTCAGAAACTGTTGAAATGCCTGAAAAAGACGTGAAGAAGACGGGCTATCGTGAAACGCAACATATTCGCGATTACTACGACACACTTTAG